A portion of the Cellulophaga algicola DSM 14237 genome contains these proteins:
- a CDS encoding RidA family protein yields MKKIINTPNAPAPIGPYNQAVLAGNTLYISGQIPIDPKTGNLIEGDIQKETKQSMENLKAILEEAGMTFEHVIKASIFVKDMNQFAKINEVYGTYFDAETAPARETVEVANLPKFVNVEISMIAML; encoded by the coding sequence ATGAAAAAAATAATAAATACACCGAATGCTCCTGCTCCAATAGGACCTTATAATCAAGCTGTTTTAGCAGGCAACACCTTATATATCTCTGGACAAATCCCTATAGACCCAAAAACAGGAAATTTGATAGAAGGCGACATTCAAAAAGAAACTAAGCAATCTATGGAGAATTTAAAAGCGATTCTTGAAGAGGCAGGAATGACTTTTGAGCATGTAATTAAAGCGTCTATTTTTGTTAAGGATATGAATCAGTTTGCGAAAATTAACGAAGTTTACGGCACTTATTTTGATGCTGAAACTGCTCCCGCAAGAGAAACGGTAGAGGTTGCTAACTTACCAAAATTTGTGAATGTAGAAATTTCAATGATTGCCATGTTATAG
- a CDS encoding putative LPS assembly protein LptD, protein MTRQTITKIGLIALQSNKQHLLLILLLFGSISCLFSQEGKVIVIPVKSIADSVKISATTDFSAIAIRDSIQTDSIPADSIRKKETLLLDKIKYKAKDYVKLSQKDQKIYLYNEAEILYQDTELKAGIITMDYIKNEVYAGRIKDSLGNYTQTPYFKQADNVVIPDSIRFNFDSQKALIWNSRTEQQAGLGSLGSDAMKVYAEITKKENDSVYFLSKGKLTTSKDTVNPDYYILINKAKFVPKKKVIAGFSNMYIADIPTPIALPFAYFPMSTGRTGGLIFPTFGSVDDRGYFIQNGGYYLPISDYADLELTGDLYTNGSYGLNSRSVYVKRYKYRGGFNLQYQNIINSQKGFDDYSRSTSYNIQWNHSQDQKSNPNSTFSASVNLGSSQYYQNSLRLQDIANTQNNTLSSSISYSKTFPEYPSVNMSLTASHSQLTSTAVTDDNIDMTLPTFQASMERIYPFVKRDGIKKGAIENINFQYDVNAQNRLTTNDEDFLTGKMFDNARIGLKHNIPISTNFKVAKYLSVSMGGTYEDVWSLQTYNQTYDNDASAIVRDTIQGFDRFNSYNLSTSIGTTVYGTFTRGEDKKIQAIRHVMRPSISYGYTPAFDQYYDDLYDSDGAPRTDSNGDITRYTRFNGTLYGVPSLSKSNAVSFSLANTLEAKVKSKDSTDLEPKKIDILKNLNFSTSYNFNADSLKLSPISVSGGTAILNSKMSINFAGTLDPYAIDNNGTRINTFNKANGGSLFRLTTARANMSYSLSSKDFQKDNKDKEKEGENKYDYAAASGGRTDDLFGDADFSSNRRPGEDEDEEERETKYYSNTIPWDLRLAYTVGYTNPNRQNSINSHSLMFSGNIELTPKWKVGASSGYDLVNKGFSITQLRFQRELGSFNLRFNWTPFGTYERWDFFIGISSSILQDIKWDKQSRRSN, encoded by the coding sequence ATGACAAGACAAACTATTACAAAAATAGGATTAATAGCCTTGCAATCAAACAAACAACATCTACTTTTAATTTTACTGCTATTTGGCAGTATTTCTTGCCTATTTAGTCAGGAAGGAAAAGTTATTGTTATACCTGTAAAATCTATAGCGGACTCCGTTAAAATTTCTGCAACAACAGATTTTTCTGCTATCGCCATTAGAGATAGTATTCAAACGGACTCAATTCCTGCCGATTCTATTCGAAAAAAAGAAACACTTTTATTAGACAAGATCAAATACAAAGCCAAAGATTACGTAAAGCTTAGTCAAAAAGATCAGAAAATATATTTATACAATGAGGCCGAAATTCTATACCAAGATACCGAACTTAAGGCTGGCATCATCACCATGGATTATATTAAAAACGAAGTCTATGCAGGAAGAATTAAAGATTCTTTAGGTAATTACACGCAGACCCCCTATTTTAAACAAGCAGATAATGTGGTAATTCCCGATTCTATTCGTTTTAATTTTGATTCACAAAAGGCGCTAATATGGAACTCTAGAACCGAACAACAAGCAGGCTTAGGCTCTTTAGGGAGTGATGCTATGAAAGTGTATGCTGAGATTACAAAAAAAGAGAATGATTCTGTTTATTTTTTGAGCAAAGGTAAACTAACCACCTCAAAAGACACTGTAAACCCTGATTACTATATTTTAATAAATAAAGCAAAGTTTGTTCCTAAAAAGAAAGTTATAGCAGGTTTTAGCAATATGTACATAGCAGACATACCCACTCCGATAGCTTTACCTTTTGCTTATTTCCCTATGAGTACAGGAAGAACTGGAGGCTTAATTTTCCCTACTTTTGGTAGTGTTGATGACCGCGGATATTTTATACAAAACGGAGGGTATTATTTGCCTATTAGTGATTATGCTGATTTAGAACTTACAGGAGATTTATATACCAACGGAAGTTATGGTCTAAATTCTAGATCTGTCTATGTAAAACGTTATAAGTACCGAGGAGGGTTTAACTTACAATATCAAAATATTATAAACAGTCAAAAAGGATTTGATGACTACAGTAGGTCTACAAGTTACAATATTCAATGGAACCATTCTCAAGATCAAAAATCGAATCCAAACTCTACTTTTTCAGCATCTGTTAACCTAGGAAGTAGCCAATATTATCAAAACTCTTTGCGTTTACAAGATATTGCCAACACACAGAATAACACTTTAAGTTCCTCCATATCTTACTCTAAGACATTTCCTGAGTACCCCTCTGTAAACATGAGTTTAACAGCTTCTCACAGTCAATTAACAAGTACAGCTGTCACCGATGACAATATAGATATGACCTTACCTACTTTTCAAGCGAGTATGGAACGTATTTATCCTTTTGTAAAAAGAGATGGTATAAAAAAAGGCGCTATTGAAAATATAAATTTTCAATATGATGTAAATGCACAAAATAGGTTAACCACCAATGACGAAGACTTTTTAACCGGTAAAATGTTTGATAATGCGCGTATAGGTTTAAAACATAACATTCCCATAAGCACCAATTTCAAGGTCGCTAAATACTTAAGTGTTTCTATGGGGGGTACTTATGAAGATGTGTGGTCTTTACAAACCTATAACCAAACTTATGATAATGATGCATCGGCAATTGTACGAGATACCATTCAAGGGTTTGACCGTTTTAATAGCTATAATTTATCTACTAGTATTGGTACAACAGTCTATGGTACATTTACTCGCGGTGAAGACAAAAAAATACAAGCAATTCGTCATGTCATGAGGCCAAGTATTAGTTACGGCTATACCCCCGCTTTTGATCAATACTATGATGATTTATATGACTCCGATGGCGCACCAAGAACTGATAGTAATGGCGATATTACCCGATATACCCGTTTTAACGGAACTTTATATGGCGTTCCAAGTCTAAGCAAATCTAACGCCGTAAGCTTTTCTCTTGCCAACACCTTAGAGGCTAAAGTTAAATCTAAAGACTCTACTGACCTAGAGCCTAAAAAAATTGACATCCTAAAAAACTTAAATTTTTCTACAAGTTATAATTTTAATGCAGATTCTTTAAAATTAAGTCCCATTAGTGTTAGTGGTGGTACCGCTATTTTAAACAGCAAAATGTCTATAAATTTTGCAGGAACATTAGATCCTTATGCTATTGATAATAATGGAACTAGAATAAATACCTTTAATAAGGCTAACGGCGGTAGCTTATTTAGATTAACCACAGCCAGAGCTAATATGAGTTATAGTCTTTCTAGCAAAGATTTTCAAAAAGACAATAAGGACAAAGAGAAAGAAGGCGAAAACAAATACGATTATGCTGCTGCCAGTGGCGGAAGAACAGATGATCTTTTTGGAGATGCTGATTTTAGTAGCAATAGAAGACCCGGAGAAGATGAGGATGAAGAAGAGCGTGAAACTAAATATTACTCCAATACAATTCCTTGGGATCTGCGCTTAGCCTATACCGTTGGGTATACCAACCCTAATAGGCAAAATAGCATTAACAGCCACAGTTTAATGTTTTCTGGAAATATTGAATTAACTCCTAAATGGAAAGTTGGCGCCTCTTCTGGGTATGACCTTGTAAATAAAGGTTTTTCTATTACACAATTGCGTTTCCAAAGAGAATTAGGTAGTTTTAATCTTAGATTTAACTGGACTCCTTTTGGAACCTACGAACGTTGGGACTTCTTTATCGGAATATCTAGTTCAATTTTGCAAGATATTAAATGGGATAAACAAAGTAGAAGAAGTAATTAA
- a CDS encoding N-acetylmuramoyl-L-alanine amidase family protein, with translation MHKNCFYPLLVLLIGFTLTSFSGNDKITPVQEPFIVVLDAGHGGHDPGNLGNGFLEKNIALKIVLRVGEMLSKHKGIKVIYTRDDDTFVDLYKRGEIANKANANLFVSVHCDSHTSEAHGAGTFVLGLHANKQNFEIAKKENSSIYLEDNYESRYAAYNINSPESVIGLTIMQEEFLDQSIMLAKAMQDNFTGKLSRVDRKVKQAGFIVLHQTFMPSVLVETGFLTHKPEGTYLNSTKGQGEMGDAIANAILQYKKSISLNVSDQNSMMKQPEPEIVVAEKVVKEEPKVVEKPTVAPKVAPAVAKEAPKAEFVFKVQIMASSKDLGIASANFKGLNNISKEAFKNIYRYMYGSTSSYDYANTLRKDAEDKGYKGAYVVAYKNGSRINIKEAIK, from the coding sequence ATGCATAAGAATTGTTTTTATCCACTATTAGTTTTATTAATAGGTTTTACGCTTACTTCATTTAGTGGAAATGACAAAATTACCCCAGTTCAAGAGCCTTTTATTGTTGTTTTAGATGCGGGTCATGGAGGGCATGATCCTGGGAATTTAGGCAATGGTTTTTTAGAGAAAAACATTGCCTTAAAAATAGTTTTAAGAGTTGGTGAGATGTTGTCTAAACATAAAGGCATAAAAGTAATCTATACTAGAGATGATGATACTTTCGTTGATTTGTACAAACGAGGAGAAATTGCGAATAAGGCAAATGCTAATCTTTTTGTTTCAGTACATTGTGATTCTCATACTTCAGAAGCGCATGGTGCAGGAACATTTGTTTTAGGTCTTCATGCCAATAAACAAAATTTTGAAATTGCAAAAAAAGAAAACTCATCCATATATTTAGAAGATAATTATGAATCGCGTTATGCTGCATACAACATTAACTCTCCTGAATCCGTTATTGGTTTAACTATTATGCAAGAAGAGTTTTTAGATCAAAGTATAATGTTGGCTAAAGCCATGCAAGATAATTTTACGGGGAAACTAAGTAGAGTGGATCGTAAAGTTAAGCAAGCAGGTTTTATTGTGTTGCATCAAACCTTTATGCCAAGTGTTTTAGTAGAAACTGGCTTTTTAACACATAAACCAGAAGGAACATATTTAAATTCTACAAAAGGACAAGGTGAGATGGGAGACGCGATTGCTAATGCTATTCTTCAGTATAAAAAATCAATAAGTCTAAATGTAAGTGATCAAAATAGCATGATGAAACAACCCGAACCTGAAATTGTTGTTGCAGAAAAAGTAGTAAAGGAGGAGCCAAAGGTTGTAGAGAAACCTACAGTAGCTCCTAAGGTAGCTCCAGCTGTCGCAAAAGAAGCGCCAAAGGCTGAGTTTGTCTTTAAGGTGCAAATAATGGCAAGTTCTAAAGATTTAGGTATAGCTTCTGCTAATTTTAAAGGATTAAATAATATATCAAAAGAAGCTTTTAAAAATATTTATAGATACATGTATGGGAGTACATCATCGTACGACTATGCAAATACCTTAAGGAAAGATGCAGAAGATAAGGGGTATAAAGGTGCTTATGTAGTAGCCTATAAAAATGGCAGCAGAATCAATATCAAAGAAGCTATCAAATAG
- a CDS encoding translocation/assembly module TamB domain-containing protein translates to MTTLVFSLPVVQTSLAEKVTKSINDKYKTDISLDKLKVSFITWDTDLKGVFIRDYQKDTLFYVKKLNTSILSIKNLINGDLEFGKITIDDLNFKLKTYKGETSSNINVFIDKLDDGKPRDPATPPFLFTATDVVIENSKFTFIDENLENSDVLNFTDLSIDAEALKILGPEVTTNIQNLAFKSKRDLEVVHMATSFKYTKEQMTFDSLEIKSKESDLKGSLIMDYGPGDFLDFVNKVKFTADFADSKLSFNEINHLYDEFGKNKEAYFSSKFSGVLNDLTLDDLFLTSDNTGVRGDFNFKNLFKNDNPFVMEAQIKNISSSYFQLRSLMPRLLGENIPSSFERLGEFTIRGQATVTENTINSKVNLNTAIGSSYSDLEMIGIQDIDNASYKGFFSLIDFDLGYFVGSEELGNATFDLNVEGEGFVKETLNTEVIGDVYSINFNNYNYQNLKVSGILKEQLFDGLLVSKDENMKFTFKGLADFSDAQNNFNFIADVEYADFRKLNFIKDSVSIFKGNVNMDIVGNTLDNIVGDIKFSRTSYQNKNDTYYFDDFKVSSRFEENQVRYIDINSPDIITGYMKGKFKVAELGKLAANSVGSIYTNFKPFEVSEGQELAFNFKIYNKIVEVFLPEVAFGANTFIRGNIIADKGDFKLNFKSPSIKAYGNTLDSLDIKIDNKNPLFNTFVSVADLSTSYYDVKDFNLINTTLKDTLFFRTEFKGGKDFSDKFNLNFYHTFNDQRKSVIGLKTSDVSFKGNKWMLNKEGDSHNKVILNSTLDSITIEEIVMNNENNEQIRLRGQIADSTYKDLQLEFNIVSLDKITPRIDSLRLDGKVDGTLHIRQKNNVYRPTSNLDIADFSINDIHLGDLMIDAVGNKNLTKITLNTRLTDKGVDRLDVNGSLDISGKNTLADLMATFNDFNLEPFAPLGEPILSNIRGYVSGNAKIEGRIDNPDISGVLNLSNAGLGIPYLNVDYDFGFNSQVVLSDQTFDFQNIQLTDVLHKTKASLTGVINHNFFKDWDLDLNVDTNNKRFLILNTSFDEEQLYYGAGYLNGKGRIYGPTTALTINVEGETAKGTSLKIPISDVASVGDYSFINFISKNKIEEKEMGGNEKKYEGLELTFDLDITPDAEVEIIVDQNTGSSLKGTGAGLVQIELNTNDKFIMNGDFVVVTGEYRFKLGGVIDKTFKVVPGGTINWEGDPLDAQLKMQAVYSLNANPAPLLDNSDYTKRIATNVIISLSESLEHPTIEYEIDFPSASSVIKSELAYKLQDPTVTANNAFFLLAQGTFVNEANGSFNQQALTGNLLQSASGILNSVIDNNDDNLDIGFSYEQGTSASSSYQTENKAIFNFATNISEKWLLSGSVGIPVGGGDGLTNSNVGGDFELQYLFNEDGSLKGKVFNRETADEQLIGDTQGYTQGVGLSYQVDFNSFGELKSKLFAPKPKKQKTIASDSIRTEMAKDSLMRFKPKAKS, encoded by the coding sequence TTGACGACGCTTGTTTTTTCGCTCCCAGTAGTACAGACTTCATTAGCAGAAAAGGTTACCAAATCTATTAACGACAAGTATAAAACAGATATTTCTTTAGATAAGCTTAAAGTTTCTTTTATTACTTGGGATACAGATTTGAAAGGTGTGTTTATTAGAGATTACCAAAAAGACACACTTTTTTATGTTAAGAAGCTAAATACTTCAATTTTGAGTATTAAAAATCTTATTAATGGAGATTTGGAATTTGGGAAAATTACAATTGATGACCTTAATTTTAAGCTAAAAACGTATAAAGGTGAAACCAGTTCTAATATCAATGTCTTTATTGATAAACTAGATGATGGTAAGCCAAGAGATCCAGCAACACCACCTTTTTTGTTTACGGCAACAGATGTGGTAATCGAAAATAGTAAATTCACTTTTATAGATGAAAATTTAGAAAATTCTGATGTCTTAAATTTTACCGATTTAAGTATTGATGCAGAGGCTTTAAAAATATTAGGCCCTGAGGTTACTACCAATATACAGAATTTAGCGTTTAAGAGTAAACGCGATTTGGAAGTGGTACATATGGCTACTTCATTTAAATATACTAAAGAGCAAATGACCTTCGATTCATTAGAAATAAAGTCTAAAGAATCTGATTTAAAAGGAAGCTTAATAATGGATTATGGTCCAGGAGATTTCTTAGATTTCGTTAATAAAGTGAAATTTACGGCGGACTTTGCAGATTCTAAACTCTCGTTTAATGAAATAAACCATTTGTATGATGAATTTGGAAAAAACAAAGAAGCTTATTTTTCTTCAAAATTTAGTGGTGTTTTAAATGATTTAACGCTAGATGATTTATTTCTTACTTCAGACAACACAGGGGTGCGTGGGGATTTTAATTTTAAAAATTTATTTAAGAATGATAATCCATTTGTAATGGAAGCTCAGATCAAGAATATATCGAGTAGCTATTTTCAGCTGAGAAGTTTAATGCCTAGACTTTTAGGAGAGAATATACCTTCGTCATTTGAGCGTTTGGGGGAATTTACTATTCGTGGTCAAGCAACAGTAACAGAAAATACGATAAATTCTAAAGTCAATTTAAACACAGCGATTGGGAGTAGTTATTCAGATTTAGAAATGATTGGCATTCAGGATATAGACAATGCTTCTTATAAAGGTTTCTTCTCTTTGATAGATTTTGATTTAGGGTATTTTGTAGGCAGTGAAGAATTAGGGAACGCTACCTTTGATTTGAATGTGGAGGGTGAGGGGTTTGTTAAAGAAACCTTGAATACAGAAGTTATTGGAGATGTGTATTCCATCAATTTTAATAATTATAATTATCAAAATTTAAAAGTATCTGGAATTTTAAAAGAACAACTTTTTGATGGTTTATTGGTTTCTAAGGATGAAAATATGAAGTTTACCTTTAAAGGGTTGGCAGATTTTTCTGATGCACAAAATAACTTCAATTTTATTGCAGACGTAGAATATGCAGATTTCCGAAAGCTAAACTTTATAAAAGATAGCGTTTCTATCTTTAAGGGGAATGTTAATATGGACATTGTAGGGAATACCTTAGATAACATCGTTGGAGATATAAAATTTTCTAGAACCAGTTATCAAAATAAAAATGACACCTACTATTTTGATGACTTTAAAGTGTCTTCTCGTTTTGAAGAAAATCAAGTGCGGTATATTGATATAAATTCTCCAGATATCATTACAGGATACATGAAGGGGAAGTTTAAGGTGGCAGAGCTGGGTAAATTAGCTGCAAATTCTGTCGGTAGCATCTATACGAATTTCAAGCCTTTTGAAGTTTCTGAAGGTCAAGAATTAGCCTTTAATTTTAAGATTTATAATAAGATTGTAGAAGTCTTTCTGCCAGAAGTGGCTTTTGGTGCAAATACGTTTATTAGAGGAAATATTATTGCGGATAAAGGGGATTTTAAGCTGAATTTTAAGTCGCCCAGTATTAAGGCTTACGGAAATACGTTAGATAGTCTAGATATTAAGATTGATAATAAAAATCCGCTTTTTAATACCTTTGTATCTGTTGCAGATTTATCTACGAGTTACTATGACGTAAAAGATTTTAATCTTATTAATACCACCTTAAAAGACACCCTGTTTTTTAGGACCGAATTTAAAGGAGGAAAAGATTTTAGTGATAAATTTAATTTAAACTTCTACCATACCTTTAATGACCAACGTAAATCTGTCATTGGTTTAAAAACATCTGATGTAAGTTTTAAGGGGAATAAATGGATGCTCAATAAAGAGGGCGACTCTCATAATAAGGTTATTTTAAATAGTACATTGGATAGCATCACTATAGAGGAGATTGTGATGAATAATGAAAACAATGAGCAAATACGCTTAAGAGGGCAAATTGCCGATTCTACGTATAAAGATTTACAGTTAGAGTTTAATATAGTGTCCTTAGACAAGATTACACCTAGAATAGATAGCTTAAGATTGGATGGGAAGGTAGATGGTACCTTGCACATTCGTCAAAAAAATAATGTCTACAGACCAACCTCTAATTTAGATATTGCAGATTTTTCTATCAATGATATTCATTTAGGAGATCTTATGATAGATGCTGTTGGGAATAAAAATTTAACCAAGATAACGCTAAATACACGGTTAACAGATAAAGGGGTAGATCGTTTAGATGTAAATGGAAGTCTAGATATAAGTGGTAAAAATACCTTAGCAGATTTAATGGCTACATTTAATGATTTTAATCTAGAACCATTTGCTCCGTTGGGGGAGCCTATACTTTCTAATATTCGAGGGTATGTGTCTGGTAATGCCAAGATAGAAGGTAGGATAGATAATCCTGATATTTCAGGCGTATTAAACCTTTCTAATGCCGGACTAGGTATTCCATATTTGAATGTAGATTATGATTTTGGCTTTAATTCGCAAGTGGTATTATCAGATCAAACTTTTGATTTTCAGAACATTCAACTTACAGATGTATTGCATAAGACAAAGGCTTCTTTAACCGGGGTTATCAATCATAACTTTTTTAAGGATTGGGATTTAGATCTTAATGTGGATACGAATAACAAAAGGTTCTTAATTTTGAATACCAGTTTTGATGAAGAGCAATTGTATTATGGAGCTGGATATTTAAATGGTAAAGGACGTATCTATGGACCCACCACGGCATTGACAATAAATGTAGAAGGAGAAACGGCTAAAGGAACATCTCTAAAAATTCCAATTAGTGATGTCGCCAGTGTTGGAGATTATTCCTTTATAAATTTTATCAGCAAAAATAAAATAGAAGAAAAGGAAATGGGAGGTAATGAAAAAAAATACGAAGGTTTAGAATTAACCTTTGATTTAGATATTACACCAGATGCCGAAGTAGAAATTATTGTAGATCAAAATACAGGAAGTAGCTTAAAGGGTACCGGGGCAGGCTTAGTGCAAATAGAGCTTAATACCAATGATAAATTTATCATGAACGGAGATTTTGTTGTGGTAACTGGGGAATATAGATTTAAATTAGGTGGAGTTATAGATAAAACATTTAAAGTAGTACCTGGAGGTACTATAAATTGGGAGGGCGATCCTTTAGATGCGCAATTAAAAATGCAAGCAGTTTATTCTTTAAATGCAAATCCAGCACCCTTATTAGATAATTCAGATTATACCAAGAGAATAGCCACTAATGTCATCATTAGCTTGTCAGAGTCTCTTGAGCACCCTACGATAGAGTATGAAATAGATTTTCCATCGGCCAGTTCCGTTATTAAGTCGGAGTTAGCTTATAAACTTCAAGATCCAACAGTAACAGCAAACAATGCTTTTTTCTTATTAGCGCAAGGTACTTTTGTAAATGAAGCAAATGGTAGCTTTAATCAACAAGCATTAACAGGGAACTTATTGCAGTCTGCTTCAGGGATTTTAAATTCAGTGATAGATAACAATGATGATAATCTAGATATTGGCTTCTCTTATGAGCAAGGGACTAGTGCAAGTTCTAGTTATCAGACGGAGAATAAGGCGATATTTAATTTTGCAACCAATATAAGTGAAAAATGGTTATTGAGTGGTAGTGTTGGTATTCCAGTAGGAGGAGGAGACGGACTTACAAATTCAAATGTTGGGGGAGATTTTGAATTGCAATACTTGTTTAATGAAGATGGTTCCTTAAAAGGAAAAGTATTTAATCGTGAGACTGCAGATGAACAGCTTATAGGAGATACGCAAGGCTATACCCAAGGCGTTGGTTTATCTTATCAGGTAGATTTTAATTCTTTTGGAGAGCTAAAAAGTAAATTATTTGCTCCAAAACCAAAAAAACAAAAAACAATAGCGTCCGATTCTATTCGGACGGAAATGGCAAAAGATAGCCTTATGCGCTTTAAGCCTAAGGCAAAATCGTAA
- the gap gene encoding type I glyceraldehyde-3-phosphate dehydrogenase → MSNLKIGINGFGRIGRLVFRTSVAREGVDVVAINDLLDVEHLAYLLKYDSVHGKFDGTVETKDGHLVVNGKTVRITAERDPKECKWDAVGAEIVAECTGIFTTLETAQYHIDGGAKKVVISAPSKDAPMFVMGVNHKDAKASDTIVSNASCTTNCLAPLAKVLNDNFGIDEALMTTVHATTATQMTVDGPSRKDWRGGRSAMLNIIPASTGAAVAVTKVIPALKGKLTGMAFRVPTADVSVVDLTVRLQKETSYEEIKKVFKAASEGELKGILGYTEEAVVSQDFIGDARTSIFDAGAGIELNSKFFKLISWYDNEAGFSNKMLDLVQHVAKL, encoded by the coding sequence ATGTCAAATTTGAAAATAGGAATTAACGGATTCGGTAGAATAGGTAGATTAGTATTTAGAACTAGTGTTGCCAGAGAGGGTGTAGATGTTGTTGCAATTAATGATTTATTAGATGTAGAGCACTTAGCATACTTATTAAAATACGATTCTGTTCATGGTAAGTTTGATGGTACTGTTGAAACAAAAGATGGTCATTTAGTAGTGAATGGTAAAACAGTTCGTATTACTGCAGAAAGAGATCCTAAAGAATGTAAGTGGGATGCTGTAGGTGCAGAAATTGTTGCAGAATGTACAGGTATTTTCACAACCTTAGAAACAGCTCAATACCATATTGATGGTGGTGCTAAGAAAGTAGTTATATCTGCTCCTTCTAAAGATGCTCCTATGTTTGTAATGGGTGTAAACCATAAAGATGCTAAAGCATCTGATACTATCGTATCTAATGCATCTTGTACTACAAACTGTTTAGCGCCTTTAGCAAAAGTTTTAAATGATAACTTTGGTATCGATGAAGCTTTAATGACTACAGTACACGCAACAACTGCAACACAAATGACAGTTGATGGTCCTTCTAGAAAAGACTGGAGAGGTGGTCGTAGTGCAATGTTAAACATTATACCTGCTTCTACTGGTGCAGCTGTAGCTGTAACAAAAGTAATTCCTGCTTTAAAAGGAAAACTTACAGGAATGGCTTTTAGAGTACCAACTGCCGATGTTTCTGTTGTTGATTTAACGGTTCGTTTACAAAAAGAAACTTCTTACGAAGAAATTAAGAAAGTTTTTAAAGCTGCTTCTGAAGGAGAGTTAAAAGGGATTTTAGGATATACTGAAGAAGCTGTAGTTTCTCAAGATTTCATTGGAGATGCTAGAACAAGTATTTTTGATGCAGGTGCAGGAATTGAGTTAAACTCTAAATTCTTCAAATTAATATCTTGGTATGATAACGAGGCTGGTTTCTCTAACAAAATGTTAGATTTAGTTCAGCACGTAGCAAAATTATAA
- the pfkA gene encoding 6-phosphofructokinase — MTVEIKKIGVFTSGGDSPGMNAAIRSVVRTCAYMKIDCMGIYRGYQGMIEGDFKPMDARSVNNIINKGGTILKSARSLEFQTKEGRKKAYDQLQSAGIDGLVVIGGDGSFTGALIFHKEYNVPIIGIPGTIDNDIFGTTYTLGFDTALNTVVEVIDKIRDTASSHNRLFFVEVMGRDVGHIALNAGVGAGAEEILIPEENLGLERLLESLKRSKASGKSSSIVVVAEGDKTGKNVFELKEYVEEHLPIYDCRVSVLGHMQRGGSPSCFDRVLASRMGVKAVEALLEGKSSLMVGIQDNKITLTPISKAIKGHTKIDKELMRVSDIMTV; from the coding sequence ATGACTGTGGAGATAAAAAAAATAGGTGTATTTACATCTGGGGGAGATTCTCCTGGAATGAACGCAGCAATAAGGTCTGTAGTGCGTACTTGTGCATATATGAAAATAGATTGCATGGGGATTTATCGTGGCTACCAAGGGATGATTGAAGGAGACTTCAAACCAATGGATGCTAGAAGCGTAAATAATATTATAAATAAAGGAGGTACCATTTTAAAGTCTGCTCGTTCTTTGGAGTTTCAGACTAAAGAAGGTAGAAAAAAAGCCTACGACCAACTTCAATCAGCAGGCATCGATGGTTTAGTGGTAATAGGTGGAGATGGAAGTTTTACAGGAGCTTTAATTTTTCATAAAGAATATAATGTGCCTATTATAGGAATTCCAGGAACTATTGATAATGATATTTTTGGTACAACTTATACCTTAGGTTTTGATACTGCATTAAATACTGTAGTAGAAGTTATCGATAAAATTAGAGATACTGCTAGTTCTCACAACCGTTTGTTTTTCGTTGAGGTAATGGGCCGCGATGTTGGTCATATTGCATTAAACGCAGGAGTAGGTGCAGGTGCAGAAGAAATTCTAATTCCTGAAGAGAATTTAGGATTAGAGCGTTTATTAGAATCTTTAAAACGTAGTAAAGCATCAGGTAAATCTTCTAGTATCGTTGTGGTTGCAGAAGGAGATAAGACCGGTAAGAATGTTTTTGAGCTTAAAGAATATGTAGAGGAACACTTGCCAATATATGACTGTAGGGTTTCTGTTCTAGGGCATATGCAAAGAGGAGGGTCCCCTTCTTGTTTTGATAGAGTTCTGGCAAGTAGAATGGGTGTAAAGGCTGTTGAAGCACTTTTAGAAGGCAAATCCAGTTTAATGGTAGGTATTCAAGACAATAAGATTACGCTTACGCCAATTAGTAAAGCCATAAAAGGTCATACGAAGATAGATAAGGAGCTTATGCGAGTTTCAGATATTATGACTGTATAA